In the Drosophila gunungcola strain Sukarami unplaced genomic scaffold, Dgunungcola_SK_2 000001F, whole genome shotgun sequence genome, one interval contains:
- the LOC128262312 gene encoding vacuolar fusion protein MON1 homolog A isoform X1: MEVEQTSMRSDTNSTSEYLDAEGDPDAIEPETSLYQEADFEQEAEQQNHSIISELRDGLDATRDTSALSPEPGQHTKGLAASAESLALSTSTSAKTEDSISGLEEEYDYQHDSLWRGQKKHIFILSEAGKPIFSLHGNEDKLATLFGVIQALVSFVQLGQDAITSIHAAGIKFAFMQRSSLILVAATRSNMSVQQLQLQLGDVYNQILSILTYSHMTKIFEKRKNFDLRRLLSGSERLFYNLLANDSSSAKGKVLRRMQKKICYELPYIFLLVSNNIFTFLTNSILVFPLATAIRSQITSAIQSNCSKIKNLVFAVLIANNKLIALVRMKKYSIHPADLRMIFNLVECSESFKSSENWSPICLPKFDMNGYLHAHVSYLANDCQACLLLLSVDRDAFFTLAEAKAKITEKLRKNHCLEAINEELKQPFNAKLYQQVVGIPELRHFLYKPKSTAQLLCPTLRHPYKSLVELERLEAIYCDLLHRIHNGSRPLKLIYEVKEREVVLAWATGTYELYAVFEPVVDKATVIKYVDKLIKWIEKEYDVYFIRNHATF, from the exons ATGGAAGTAGAACAGACGTCGATGAGATCGGACACGAACTCCACCAGCGAGTACTTGGACGCAGAGGGTGATCCGGATGCGATCGAACCGGAGACAAGTCTCTATCAGGAGGCGGATTTCGAACAGGAGGCCGAGCAGCAGAACCATAGTATTATCTCCGAGCTAAGGGATGGTCTGGATGCCACACGGGACACCAGTGCCCTCAGTCCAGAGCCAGGACAACATACGAAGGGACTGGCTGCGTCCGCGGAGTCCCTGGCCCTGAGCACCTCCACGAGCGCCAAAACCGAGGATTCCATTAGCGGATTGGAGGAGGAGTACGACTATCAGCATGACAGTCTGTGGCGGGGCCAAAAGAAGCACATCTTCATTCTCAGCGAGGCGGGCAAACCCATATTCTCGCTGCACGGCAATGAGGACAAGCTGGCCACGCTATTTGGTGTCATCCAGGCACTGGTGAGCTTCGTCCAACTGGGCCAGGATGCCATCACGTCCATTCATGCGGCAGGCATCAAGTTCGCCTTCATGCAGCGCAGCTCACTCATCCTGGTGGCCGCCACCAGGAGCAACATGAGTGTCCAGCAGCTACAACTGCAACTGGG GGATGTCTACAATCAAATACTGTCCATCTTGACGTACTCACACATGACGAAGATCTTCGAGAAGCGCAAAAACTTCGATTTGAGGAGACTGCTCTCGGGCAGCGAACGATTGTTTTACAACCTGCTGGCCAATGATAGCAGTAGTGCCAAGGGTAAAGTCCTTAGAAGAATGCAAAAGAAGATCTGCTATGAATTACCCtatattttccttttagtGTCCAACAACATCTTTACATTTCTGACCAACTCCATACTCGTCTTCCCATTGGCCACAGCGATACGATCGCAAATCACCAGCGCTATTCAAAGCAACTGCTCGAAGATCAAGAACCTGGTGTTTGCAGTGCTGATAGCCAATAACAAACTCATAGCTCTGGTGCGCATGAAGAAGTACTCCATACATCCGGCTGATTTGCGAATGATCTTCAATCTGGTCGAGTGCTCCGAGTCGTTTAAGAGCTCCGAGAACTGGTCACCCATCTGCCTGCCCAAGTTCGATATGAATGGCTATCTGCACGCGCATGTTTCGTATCTGGCAAATGATTGCCAAGCCTGTTTGCTGCTGCTATCCGTGGACAGAGACGCCTTCTTCACGCTGGCAGAGGCCAAGGCGAAGATAACGGAAAAGCTGCGGAAAAACCATTGCCTGGAGGCCATCAACGAGGAGCTAAAGCAGCCGTTTAATGCGAAACTCTACCAACAGGTTGTGGGAATCCCCGAGCTGCGACACTTTCTGTACAAGCCGAAGAGTACGGCGCAATTGCTGTGCCCCACGCTTAGGCATCCGTACAAGTCCCTCGTGGAGCTGGAGCGCCTCGAGGCCATCTACTGCGACCTGTTGCACCGCATCCACAACGGATCTCGGCCACTGAAGCTCATCTACGAGGTGAAGGAGCGCGAGGTGGTGTTGGCCTGGGCCACCGGAACCTACGAACTTTACGCCGTTTTCGAACCGGTCGTGGACAAGGCCACCGTGATCAAGTACGTGGACAAGCTGATCAAGTGGATCGAGAAGGAGTACGATGTGTACTTTATACGAAACCATGCCACATTCTAA
- the LOC128262312 gene encoding vacuolar fusion protein MON1 homolog A isoform X2, with product MEVEQTSMRSDTNSTSEYLDAEGDPDAIEPETSLYQEADFEQEAEQQNHSIISELRDGLDATRDTSALSPEPGQHTKGLAASAESLALSTSTSAKTEDSISGLEEEYDYQHDSLWRGQKKHIFILSEAGKPIFSLHGNEDKLATLFGVIQALVSFVQLGQDAITSIHAAGIKFAFMQRSSLILVAATRSNMSVQQLQLQLGDVYNQILSILTYSHMTKIFEKRKNFDLRRLLSGSERLFYNLLANDSSSAKVSNNIFTFLTNSILVFPLATAIRSQITSAIQSNCSKIKNLVFAVLIANNKLIALVRMKKYSIHPADLRMIFNLVECSESFKSSENWSPICLPKFDMNGYLHAHVSYLANDCQACLLLLSVDRDAFFTLAEAKAKITEKLRKNHCLEAINEELKQPFNAKLYQQVVGIPELRHFLYKPKSTAQLLCPTLRHPYKSLVELERLEAIYCDLLHRIHNGSRPLKLIYEVKEREVVLAWATGTYELYAVFEPVVDKATVIKYVDKLIKWIEKEYDVYFIRNHATF from the exons ATGGAAGTAGAACAGACGTCGATGAGATCGGACACGAACTCCACCAGCGAGTACTTGGACGCAGAGGGTGATCCGGATGCGATCGAACCGGAGACAAGTCTCTATCAGGAGGCGGATTTCGAACAGGAGGCCGAGCAGCAGAACCATAGTATTATCTCCGAGCTAAGGGATGGTCTGGATGCCACACGGGACACCAGTGCCCTCAGTCCAGAGCCAGGACAACATACGAAGGGACTGGCTGCGTCCGCGGAGTCCCTGGCCCTGAGCACCTCCACGAGCGCCAAAACCGAGGATTCCATTAGCGGATTGGAGGAGGAGTACGACTATCAGCATGACAGTCTGTGGCGGGGCCAAAAGAAGCACATCTTCATTCTCAGCGAGGCGGGCAAACCCATATTCTCGCTGCACGGCAATGAGGACAAGCTGGCCACGCTATTTGGTGTCATCCAGGCACTGGTGAGCTTCGTCCAACTGGGCCAGGATGCCATCACGTCCATTCATGCGGCAGGCATCAAGTTCGCCTTCATGCAGCGCAGCTCACTCATCCTGGTGGCCGCCACCAGGAGCAACATGAGTGTCCAGCAGCTACAACTGCAACTGGG GGATGTCTACAATCAAATACTGTCCATCTTGACGTACTCACACATGACGAAGATCTTCGAGAAGCGCAAAAACTTCGATTTGAGGAGACTGCTCTCGGGCAGCGAACGATTGTTTTACAACCTGCTGGCCAATGATAGCAGTAGTGCCAAGG tGTCCAACAACATCTTTACATTTCTGACCAACTCCATACTCGTCTTCCCATTGGCCACAGCGATACGATCGCAAATCACCAGCGCTATTCAAAGCAACTGCTCGAAGATCAAGAACCTGGTGTTTGCAGTGCTGATAGCCAATAACAAACTCATAGCTCTGGTGCGCATGAAGAAGTACTCCATACATCCGGCTGATTTGCGAATGATCTTCAATCTGGTCGAGTGCTCCGAGTCGTTTAAGAGCTCCGAGAACTGGTCACCCATCTGCCTGCCCAAGTTCGATATGAATGGCTATCTGCACGCGCATGTTTCGTATCTGGCAAATGATTGCCAAGCCTGTTTGCTGCTGCTATCCGTGGACAGAGACGCCTTCTTCACGCTGGCAGAGGCCAAGGCGAAGATAACGGAAAAGCTGCGGAAAAACCATTGCCTGGAGGCCATCAACGAGGAGCTAAAGCAGCCGTTTAATGCGAAACTCTACCAACAGGTTGTGGGAATCCCCGAGCTGCGACACTTTCTGTACAAGCCGAAGAGTACGGCGCAATTGCTGTGCCCCACGCTTAGGCATCCGTACAAGTCCCTCGTGGAGCTGGAGCGCCTCGAGGCCATCTACTGCGACCTGTTGCACCGCATCCACAACGGATCTCGGCCACTGAAGCTCATCTACGAGGTGAAGGAGCGCGAGGTGGTGTTGGCCTGGGCCACCGGAACCTACGAACTTTACGCCGTTTTCGAACCGGTCGTGGACAAGGCCACCGTGATCAAGTACGTGGACAAGCTGATCAAGTGGATCGAGAAGGAGTACGATGTGTACTTTATACGAAACCATGCCACATTCTAA